Proteins co-encoded in one Arthrobacter sp. ERGS1:01 genomic window:
- a CDS encoding nitrilase-related carbon-nitrogen hydrolase, with translation MLVALLQANATPLDVRANLATIEAAAVEAAAAGADVLVTPELFPLGYDPLGIDAAFDAGSLPQLRRELAALAARHGIGLLYSVPRPDGAGRLNISATLLDAAGREVLNYGKVHLFGAEERTAFVGATEPPGVVSFCGVNVAMVICYDVEFPETVRAAALRGADVVLVPTALAHGFDEVPQLLVRARALENHVAVAYANHCGTEAGVAFGGGSVIAGPDGALLASAGPGPELLYARLDADAIRATRADVPYLAERRPDLYARWARE, from the coding sequence ATGCTGGTGGCGCTGCTGCAGGCCAATGCCACGCCCCTGGACGTGCGGGCAAACCTGGCGACCATTGAAGCTGCGGCCGTTGAGGCCGCGGCTGCCGGTGCCGATGTGCTCGTGACGCCGGAACTGTTTCCGCTCGGCTACGACCCCCTGGGCATTGACGCGGCTTTCGACGCCGGGAGCCTGCCCCAGCTCCGCCGCGAGCTGGCCGCACTGGCGGCACGTCACGGGATCGGCCTGCTGTACAGCGTCCCCCGCCCGGACGGGGCGGGGCGGCTGAACATTTCCGCGACCCTGCTCGACGCCGCGGGACGCGAGGTCCTCAACTACGGCAAGGTGCACCTTTTTGGTGCCGAGGAACGGACCGCATTCGTCGGCGCAACGGAGCCTCCCGGCGTCGTCAGCTTTTGCGGCGTGAACGTGGCCATGGTGATCTGCTACGACGTCGAATTCCCCGAAACGGTGCGTGCGGCTGCGCTGCGGGGCGCCGACGTCGTACTGGTTCCCACGGCCCTGGCGCACGGTTTTGACGAGGTCCCGCAGCTGCTGGTGCGGGCCCGGGCCCTGGAAAACCACGTTGCCGTCGCGTATGCGAACCATTGCGGCACGGAGGCGGGCGTCGCCTTCGGCGGTGGCAGCGTCATCGCCGGGCCCGACGGCGCCCTGCTGGCCTCCGCCGGACCGGGCCCCGAACTGCTGTACGCCCGGCTCGACGCCGACGCCATCCGGGCCACGCGTGCCGACGTGCCGTACCTCGCCGAGCGCCGTCCGGACCTCTATGCCCGCTGGGCCCGGGAGTAG
- a CDS encoding gamma carbonic anhydrase family protein has protein sequence MKQLITFDGHAPSVHPSAFVAPTATLIGQASLGADSSAFYGVVVRGDTNTISVGAGSNLQDNVVLHADPGFPTAIGDGVSVGHGAVVHGCTVEDNCLIGMGATIMNGAVIGAGSLVAGGAVVLEGAVIPPGSLVAGVPAKVRRELGAEEIAAVRENAENYVQLARKHKDIHG, from the coding sequence ATGAAGCAGCTGATTACTTTTGACGGCCACGCGCCCTCGGTGCACCCCAGCGCGTTCGTGGCACCCACGGCGACACTGATCGGCCAGGCGTCCCTGGGCGCCGACTCCAGCGCGTTCTACGGCGTGGTGGTGCGCGGCGACACGAACACCATCAGCGTCGGGGCCGGCAGCAACCTCCAGGACAACGTGGTGCTCCACGCCGATCCCGGCTTTCCGACTGCAATTGGCGACGGCGTCAGCGTGGGCCACGGAGCCGTGGTCCACGGCTGCACCGTCGAGGACAACTGCCTGATCGGGATGGGCGCCACCATCATGAACGGCGCCGTGATCGGCGCCGGATCCCTGGTAGCCGGCGGCGCCGTGGTCCTGGAAGGGGCCGTCATTCCGCCCGGCTCCCTCGTCGCCGGAGTCCCGGCCAAGGTGCGCCGCGAACTGGGCGCCGAGGAAATCGCCGCGGTGCGTGAAAATGCCGAGAACTATGTTCAGCTGGCGCGCAAGCACAAGGACATCCACGGCTAA